One Argentina anserina chromosome 6, drPotAnse1.1, whole genome shotgun sequence genomic window, CTTGGACTGCTGAAATGATTTCGCACTTAGGTTGCCCTCCATCTCGGCTAGCGACGTCTGCAATACGTATTCACTTCCTGGCAAAGCTCGAGATAGTAGAAAGTGTCGACATTTGTGTTATTGTAAAGGTTGTTGAAGATCTCGGTCGCCTCTTCTGGGTTCAGCCAATTCTGAATAATACCATTTTTACAGAGAATATCCATGTCCTTCTTAGTGTTGATGAGTATATCTAGGAACATGGCATAAGAAGTGATCCTGGAGTCGCACCAGTGGTAACACTGCTCATAGCTGATTAGGTTTCTGAAGAAACTCAAGAAAGCTTCTGTGGCCTCGTGAATAACCAAGGTCGGTATTTCAAGTACCCCATCACTGAACTTTATATTCAGTATACCATTAGATGTATCACCTTTTCTGAACTTCACTCCGGCCTCTACAAGACTTGAGGCGCTCGGAATTAGTTCCCGTGAGGTTGCGTCTAGCTCGCCGCCCTCAGGCATAGTCGACCCAACTAGCAGATTTCTTAACAACTCAAGTATATGTTTGCTTTGAGCCAAATATTCAAAACTACTAACAGCTAATTCTATCAGAGATTGCTTCCCATTAGGAAGAGTGGTCATGTTGAACAAACGATCGAGCACCACCCAAGGTACTTGATTTTCCAACAAAAATATGTCACAGCCTACTACCTCAAGCATGCAAGCCCTACTGTGTATGGGGTCGTCCCGCAATATTGGTATATCAGCTCCACTTTTACGGAATAGCTCAAGGATGAAGCAACCATCGACCAACAAAactttaacaaactcatgtttaCTAAGCTTCACAGGTACTGAGTAACTCTGACGAGCTTCTTCCTCAAGACATGCAATCTCTTTGGCCAAGTCATTCAGAATCATGCTATTCCATGACTCGACTCGACTCTACTGATGAGGTCTCGCGCATACTTCAGTTTGATCTTCTCTGTGTCGGCCAAGTCTGGTTTGCCATGGTGAAGGGGCCCGAATGAGAATGCTGTGGGGAGAAAAGCTTTTTCATTGTTTCTGAAGAGTAGTTTGGGTGTCACAAAGATGCAACACTTGATTGACAAAAGAGAGTTCCCGGACTCGATGTTCTCCATGCAGAATCTCAAGTCCGTTTCAACAGCCGCAACATCAACACTGTCCATGGAAGATTTCATAGTGCTCTCGACAGTTAGTGCAGCAGTATCACCATTTCTCATGGAAGATCTCAAACCATTTTCCACAGCTGCAATATCAATTATGCTATCACATGCATCTTGTGCCAAACCTTCCATGGTATTAAGAAGGAAGGAAGGAAGATCGATCTCTGTCTTAATTCAGCTTTTCTCTCCTAATTTGCCTTATTAGTTctaatttttaaatgatatacAAGTAGTTCAAACAAGAATGTACTGTAGAATCGATCGACAAAAAGATATTGAGAATCTAAAGAATGTATAGTTTAAAAAAGAGATCGAGTGAAGACTAGCTACTATGACAAATTAATCTACTGAAATGTATAAGATACTGAAGAGGTCCAATTAAACTACCAAGAAATTAAATTGCACACTAGCACTTATCCATTAGAGAATAGAAATATAACTTACTATTTGAAGTTTGTTCGAAGATGGTTTTCTCGCTGAGACCTGTGTGCTTTCTTGCCGTCCTCCTGGCTATTGGCATTTGATTGAAGGGTTCCATTGATTGAATGATAAAGAACCTGCGGATTCAAGTCAAGCTAAAAAAGGTTCGTATTGCATTAGTCGTGGGTCTGGTAAATGACAACGTAATTATAAATGAAAAAGTTGATAGCACCAAATGGATTCGGCTCCACTAGAGACCTGGAGTGTTTGAGTGTGAAGTTGGTGGTGAGTCAATATTAATTTGTAGTTAGCAGACAGTTTTATCAAATAGTTTTGGATACTATACCTTAATTGAACCGAGTTTAACACTACCGAAATCCCTGAATTTGATTATGATTTGCCTTTGGAAGTTCAAATATCTGAGGACTTTTGTTGATTGTGCTAGTTGcttctttccatcgtttgggACTTGCTCTATATCTCTTCTGGAGATCTGGTAGCTACTAGCTAGCTAAGTAGCTACTAGTTCATGTTCTGTTAGAGCTTTCCTGAATCCTGACTATGATTCCTTACTTAAGGAAAAAGAATGCGTGGCATATTTGGAACGTAGTTCTGTGTTCATAAAGCTGATCCAGGTCTATCCTTCCAAGTGTTTTTGCATCAATAAGGTTCTTTGCTATCAAGGCCTGTTCTCTTATGCGCGCTGTTATATATAGTCAAATACCACAAGAAAGGCTGTGAAATTATTGCATGCAATAAACACTTAATATCAAATGTCTCTGTGGGTGCATTGAACCATCTAAAACCTTTATGAAAGATGGATTTTCCCCCTCCAGAAATGGACCCTCTACTCATCTAGAAGAAAGATGTTTAGGGCCGGGTAGTTTATCGAGGTTAAAAACATCAGGGGTAAAATATGTATGGTAATAAATCAGAGTAAGGTCAGGGGCTAGTCTGGGTATTTTGCCTATATTCATTTCATTGTGGCACCAATGCAGTCGAGAGTGGCGAGTCCTCGAAGCAAAACCCCGATTGGGAGACACTCAGACACCGTCAACTGTAGAGCACCGGTTCAATTGAAGCTGATCAGAGAAAGCATTGCTCTTGGTGAGTCGCCCTTTCTGATTGCTTGTTCCAATTATGTTTGGGTTTTGTTGTAGAAGGTTGCAATTACTTGTTCCCAGCTGTAGCAGCATTTCTGTTCATTCTTCAGCAACCCATTTTCAAAAGGGTTCTCCTTTTAGCAGATTGTATTCATCACTATTATCAGCATCGAAAATAGATCATGGGATACTAAAAGATAGAAAAGACCAATCTTTTacagtttcatacttgataaacacacttgggTTCTCCCCTGAAGTTGCTCTTTCTGTCTCCAAGAAGCAAAAGGTGCACTTCAGATCCCCAAAACAACCAGACTCGGTCATTAGGCTTCTGAAAGATTATGGATTCAGTGATACTGATGTCTCCCAAATGATTAAGAAACGCCCAACCCTTCTTTTAGTCAGTGCTGAAAATACCCTTGTCCCTAAACTTGAGTTTTTTGGTTCCATTGGTATTGCAGGCACTGACCTTACTCGCCTCATTTCTGGCAATCCAAagttcttaacacttagcttAGAGAATAATCTCAGACCCTGTTATGATATCATCAAAGCTTTACCTATCCCGGACACAATGGCGGGTCTTGTTCTGTCGAAATTGTTTCAGGGGTTCACTGTCAGCCCGCAGGTACTAAGCAACATTGCTCCCAATATTGCATTTCTTAAGGCAGTTCAAGTCCCCGAAACCTCGGTCAATTTGTGTCTGAGCATTAACCTGTATGCAGTGTCAAGGGAAACCGACAAGTTTAAGGAGAACGTCGAGAATGTTATCAGTATGGGAATAAGGCCCTCTGCTCCAACCTTTATGAAGGCCTTGTATGTGATGTCTGTGTTGGATGAGCTGAAATGGGTACAAAGGGTGGAAATTTATAAGACGGCATTCAATTGGACTGAAGATGAGTTCTTCTTGGCATTTAGAAGATATCCCATGTTTATGAGTTTGTCAGAGAAGAACGTTTTTAATAAAATGGATTTTCTTGTCAACAGCATGTGTTGGAAGTCTGGATCTGTAGCTGGATATCCACATGTTCTAACTTATAGTTTGGAGAAGTGGATTATACCTAGGTATTTGGTTCTTAGAGTGCTTCTGTTGAAGGGCTTAATGACAAAGGAAGTGTTTTCTTTGCCTGGCACACTGAGTTCCAGTAAGATTTTCTTCTTGGAAAAGTTTGTGATCAAATATCAAAAGCAAGTACCTGAGTTGTTGGATATCTTTCAAGGGAAAATGAGTCTTGCGGACTTGGGGTTGGAAACAGGTGGAGCAACATAATTGTAGGATGAAGCTATGCTAttcaatattttcttcaattttattattaaacaTCAGAAGAACCTCTAGTTCATAATTTCATTGTAAGTTGTGTTCTCTGTCCTTTGCTGTCAAAGTATGTTTTGGACACAAATTGTATGTGACATATCAATCTCTAATacaataaatttatatacCAATATAGGTATAAATTCATTTTGAGTATGATGTACTAATCCTCCTTTGCTTCTATGGATGTGTGCATAGGTTTATGTGCCATGGGCAATCAGGTTGTTTGCACACTATAACTGTTTTTAGATCCCAGTTTAAGCTCACCATAACGCCTATATGACATTAATACAAGAAAACTTGAATGTTCAAATTTCCTTGGACTTTGTAGTTTCTTCTTTCAAGTGTTGAGTCTTTATCTCTTCTTACATCAGGAAACAAATTGGCTGTTGTTGATGTGTCTGACCAGGATTCTATTTTCTCTGTCATAAGTTGTGGAGAATTCTTCCATGGC contains:
- the LOC126797178 gene encoding uncharacterized protein LOC126797178, producing the protein MQSRVASPRSKTPIGRHSDTVNCRAPVQLKLIRESIALGTDLTRLISGNPKFLTLSLENNLRPCYDIIKALPIPDTMAGLVLSKLFQGFTVSPQVLSNIAPNIAFLKAVQVPETSVNLCLSINLYAVSRETDKFKENVENVISMGIRPSAPTFMKALYVMSVLDELKWVQRVEIYKTAFNWTEDEFFLAFRRYPMFMSLSEKNVFNKMDFLVNSMCWKSGSVAGYPHVLTYSLEKWIIPRYLVLRVLLLKGLMTKEVFSLPGTLSSSKIFFLEKFVIKYQKQVPELLDIFQGKMSLADLGLETGGAT